A part of Pararhizobium sp. A13 genomic DNA contains:
- a CDS encoding low specificity L-threonine aldolase — translation MIFSSDNWAGAHPVIAESLVKAAGGFASAYGASDLDRKVEKKLSEIFERDVAVFFVATGTAANSLALASANRPGGHVFCHREAHVNVDECGAPEFFSHGSRLAPVDGALGKIDPLKLETEIKRFPPGFVHGGQPMAITITQATEAGTAYGLDEIDRIAAIARKYHLPLHMDGARFANALVSLGATPAEMTWKRGVDLLSFGGTKNGCWCAEALILFDPAKAQQMHYLRKRSAQLFSKSRFIAAQFDAYLEGGLWLDLARHANLMANWLAEGIEASTGARLAWPSGSNELFIILRKETAKKLEEKGAVFYDWPVPHTLAGSVAADEGLYRLVTSFATTKEDVEQFIAAC, via the coding sequence ATGATTTTCTCCTCGGACAATTGGGCGGGCGCCCATCCCGTGATTGCCGAAAGCCTGGTCAAGGCTGCCGGCGGCTTTGCCTCGGCCTACGGCGCCAGCGATCTCGATAGAAAGGTGGAGAAGAAACTTTCCGAAATATTCGAACGCGACGTTGCCGTCTTCTTCGTCGCCACCGGCACGGCCGCCAATTCGCTGGCTCTTGCCAGCGCCAACCGTCCCGGTGGCCATGTCTTCTGCCACCGCGAAGCGCATGTGAACGTCGATGAATGCGGTGCTCCGGAATTCTTTTCGCACGGCAGCCGGCTGGCGCCGGTCGATGGCGCGCTCGGCAAGATCGACCCGCTGAAGCTGGAAACAGAAATCAAGCGCTTCCCGCCGGGCTTCGTCCATGGCGGACAGCCAATGGCGATCACGATAACGCAGGCTACCGAAGCCGGTACGGCTTACGGCCTCGATGAAATCGACAGGATCGCAGCGATTGCCCGGAAATACCATCTGCCACTGCACATGGATGGCGCCCGCTTCGCCAACGCCCTCGTCAGCCTCGGCGCAACGCCGGCCGAGATGACCTGGAAGCGCGGCGTCGATCTTCTCTCCTTTGGTGGCACCAAGAACGGCTGCTGGTGTGCAGAGGCGTTGATCCTGTTCGATCCCGCAAAGGCCCAGCAGATGCACTACCTGCGCAAGCGCTCCGCCCAACTCTTTTCCAAGTCCCGCTTCATCGCCGCCCAGTTCGACGCCTATCTCGAAGGCGGCCTCTGGCTCGATCTCGCCCGGCACGCAAACCTCATGGCGAACTGGCTGGCCGAGGGCATCGAAGCATCGACCGGCGCACGGCTCGCCTGGCCGAGCGGTTCCAATGAACTCTTCATCATCCTGAGGAAGGAAACGGCGAAAAAGCTGGAGGAAAAGGGCGCCGTCTTCTACGACTGGCCCGTGCCCCACACGCTGGCGGGATCGGTCGCGGCCGACGAAGGCCTCTATCGTCTCGTCACCAGCTTCGCGACGACGAAAGAGGACGTGGAGCAATTTATCGCGGCTTGCTGA